Proteins co-encoded in one Dreissena polymorpha isolate Duluth1 chromosome 12, UMN_Dpol_1.0, whole genome shotgun sequence genomic window:
- the LOC127853546 gene encoding uncharacterized protein LOC127853546 — protein sequence MPVDRREGALLGVLLLAVPVQYIISQWMSTTESQRSYAIKNLVDGAVEFKEEFLSWRSWKTWCARLIHNISPYSTTPFFEGQDDPNGESPAVEVINHLDPKGYFAGSPEPRTIRPPEVKYRIGQVVKHTTWGYRGVVIGWDEFAKAPENWLKHNHEKGKEHWKTQPNYAILVDTRDRLAPQITYVPQENLQVIVNVQILHPSIEDYFEKFDGAQYLPRPWLKAVYPKDN from the exons ATGCCAGTCGACAGAAGGGAAGGTGCTCTACTCGGCGTTCTGCTTCTAGCAGTTCCTGTTCAGTACATTATCTCCCAGTGGATGTCCACCACAGAATCTCAGCGAAGTTATGCCATTAAAAA CTTGGTGGATGGGGCCGTAGAGTTCAAAGAGGAGTTCCTATCTTGGCGTTCCTGGAAGACGTGGTGTGCCCGTCTCATTCACAACATATCACCCTATAGTACAACCCCATTTTTCGAAGGTCAAGATGACCCCAATGGGGAGTCCCCGGCAGTTGAAGTTATCAACCATCTTGATCCCAAAGGATATTTTGCTG GGTCCCCAGAGCCACGTACAATACGACCCCCGGAGGTCAAATATCGAATAGGACAAGTGGTGAAACATACAACCTGGGGATACCGTGGTGTAGTCATTGGATGGGATGAATTTGCTAAG GCTCCAGAAAACTGGTTAAAACACAATCATGAGAAAGGAAAGGAG CATTGGAAGACTCAGCCTAACTATGCAATATTGGTGGATACTCGAGACAGGCTAGCCCCTCAGATCACTTATGTACCGCAAGAAAACCTTCAAGTCATTGTCAATGTGCAA ATTTTACATCCAAGTATAGAGGACTATTTTGAAAAGTTTGACGGGGCTCAATACCTACCTAGACCTTGGCTCAAGGCTGTTTACCCGAAAGACAATTAA